The proteins below are encoded in one region of Lactuca sativa cultivar Salinas chromosome 3, Lsat_Salinas_v11, whole genome shotgun sequence:
- the LOC111888390 gene encoding probable flavin-containing monooxygenase 1 → MDKKQVAIVGAGISGLLACKYCLTKGFNPIVFESESGIGGVWAKTFKSTRLQAPKPLYQFSDFPWPPSVTDDFPTHQQMLDYFRSYAIHFDLIPHIKLHSRVKGISYDGPSSEPWSLWNSTGEPFPPNGKWNVTVENTETATNQVYTVDFVILCLGRFKDVPNIPEFPAGKGPEVFRGQAIHSMEYAAMDNEKAAEFVKGKRVVVVGFGKTGLDIARECSSINGPEHPCKIVYRRDHWKLPDWAPWGIPFTYLYFNRFSQLLVHKPGEGLLLNLIATLLSPLSWGISKLVENYIKKKLPINKYDMVPQHSFSKDTRACLITYMPNPDEFFDEVEKGSIKLKKTQSFSFYDNGISIEDDKTRIEADIVIFATGFKGVEKLKNIFESSTFQKFISGSPRVPLYRECIHPRIPQLAIIGFSEGLSNLYVSEMRSKWVAALLEGAFKLPSVDEMQKDIARWDEYMKQTTGEYHYRSSVGALEIWYNDQLCRDMGMNPMRKNGGLANLFEPYGPMDYA, encoded by the exons ATGGATAAAAAACAAGTGGCGATCGTCGGAGCCGGAATCAGTGGCCTCCTCGCTTGTAAATACTGCCTTACCAAAGGCTTCAACCCCATTGTCTTCGAGTCGGAATCCGGCATCGGTGGCGTATGGGCTAAAACCTTCAAATCCACCAGGCTCCAGGCTCCAAAACCTTTGTACCAGTTTTCCGACTTCCCATGGCCGCCTTCTGTCACCGACGACTTCCCTACCCACCAACAAATGCTAGACTACTTCCGGTCCTACGCCATCCATTTTGATCTCATACCTCACATCAAATTACATTCACGAGTCAAGGGAATCAGCTACGACGGACCATCATCGGAGCCATGGTCCCTATGGAACAGCACCGGCGAACCATTTCCACCTAACGGAAAATGGAATGTCACCGTTGAAAACACTGAAACTGCCACAAACCAG GTTTACACCGTGGATTTCGTGATTCTCTGTTTAGGAAGATTTAAAGACGTTCCAAACATACCGGAATTCCCCGCCGGAAAAGGCCCTGAAGTTTTCCGAGGCCAGGCGATTCACTCCATGGAATACGCTGCAATGGATAATGAAAAAGCTGCTGAATTCGTGAAAGGGAAGAGGGTCGTCGTCGTGGGGTTCGGGAAAACAGGACTCGACATTGCAAGAGAGTGCTCCTCAATCAACG GTCCAGAACATCCATGTAAGATAGTATATCGACGTGATCACTGGAAGCTCCCGGATTGGGCTCCATGGGGAATCCCATTCACATATTTATACTTCAATCGCTTCTCGCAGCTTTTGGTTCATAAGCCCGGCGAAGGTCTTCTCCTAAATCTCATCGCCACTTTACTTTCACCTCTA AGTTGGGGAATCTCGAAACTTGTGGAAAACTACATCAAAAAGAAACTTCCGATCAACAAATACGACATGGTGCCACAGCATAGCTTTTCGAAAGACACCCGTGCATGTTTAATTACGTATATGCCTAATCCTGATGAGTTCTTCGATGAGGTTGAGAAAGGAAGCATCAAGTTGAAGAAAACACAAAGTTTCAGCTTCTACGACAATGGTATTTCGATTGAAGACGACAAAACACGTATAGAAGCAGATATTGTAATATTCGCAACTGGATTCAAAGGCGTAGAAAAGCTAAAAAACATTTTCGAATCATCAACGTTTCAGAAATTCATCTCTGGTTCACCACGAGTCCCTCTTTACAG GGAATGCATTCATCCACGCATACCGCAGTTAGCAATAATTGGATTTTCAGAGGGTCTTTCGAATCTGTACGTATCAGAGATGAGGTCGAAATGGGTGGCAGCGCTTCTTGAAGGTGCGTTCAAGCTACCGAGTGTTGATGAGATGCAGAAGGATATTGCAAGATGGGATGAATATATGAAGCAAACAACTGGGGAATACCATTATCGGTCGTCAGTTGGTGCTTTAGAGATATGGTACAATGATCAACTGTGCAGAGATATGGGTATGAATCCTATGAGAAAGAATGGAGGATTGGCTAACCTTTTTGAGCCTTATGGTCCCATGGATTATGCCTAA